In Heyndrickxia vini, the sequence ATCACAAATTGTTTATCCGGATAATCCAGACAATATACCTCTTAATTAATGTTGTTATGTATTAAAACTTATCGGTGTAATTTTATATATAGGTCCATATATAACCCCTGAATTTTCTGGTATTTTATCACTATAAAGAATAGATAAGGTGAATATTTAAATTGTTGAAGTTATTCACCTTTTTGTTTTACAAGTTACCTTTACTTATTTTCTGCAATTTTCTTTAATGCATTTGCTCGAGAAATAATAAAATTTTCCATATACTTTTCTAAAAATAATTTATCAGCAATTAGTCCGATTACCCCTAATGGTGCTTTATATTGAAACTGGTCTTTCATTATAGTTCCATTTTTTTCTCTAATAAAATGATGAGTATGCACAAAAGAATGGAAAATTCCCTCTAACATAATATCTACAAATCTATTAGGTTTCTGCATTTCTATTACTTGTGCAGTTAATCTTTGTTTCATTCCGAAGTGAATTGCTTCCCAAGTAACAATATCTCCTTTTTCTAACAGCCCTTTTGTAACTCCTGCTATCGCTTTTTCTCTTGTTTTAGATGTTGTTTTAGTATGAATTTCTATATTTCTAGCCAGATCAAAACATACTTCAATTGGTGCATTTATAAATATATCATGCTCTATTTTGGGCATTTATTATCCTCCATTATTAATGTTGCATCCAATATCAAAGGAATAAAATTCATCTGTCAATAAATCAGTGAATTCTATGTGATTACTTTTATGAATATAGATTGGTACATTAGGCATAAGTTGTTGACTCCTTATTATTGTATATATTTAGGTTCCAATCCTTTTAAAGCAGGGATACCTAATTGACATCCCAAGAAGCGATATAAAAATATAATTATTTCATTCCTGTTGTGAATAAAAAAATCCGTAATACAAAAAAGTTGTTTAGGGAACAATACCCTTTAAATGGTATTGGAGGTAGTGGATTTGAACAGTAAGAAAATTAGGTTAACGACTTCGGAAGTTACGGGTTTATGGGCACAATATATGCAAAACACAATGTCAATATGTGTTAGTAGTTATGTGTTAGCAACAGTGAAGGATCCTGAGATTTCCTCTCTTTTCAAATATACATTGAAACTATCTAAAAAGCATTTGAAAATGGTGGAGGAATTCTTTGAGACTGAAAATTTGGATCTTCCAAATGGTTTTACTCAAAATGATGTGAATTTAAGTGCACCACCTTTATTTTCGGATGACTTTTGGTTAATTTATATACATGATATGACCTTGCATGGATTAGCTGGTTACACTCTTTCTTTTAGTGTCTCAGCTAGAAAAGATGTACGAGACCATTTTTATCAGTGCAATATTGATACAATGGATCTTTATAACAAATCAATTGAAATTCTTTTATCTAAAGATCTTTATCAACGTTCTCCCTATTTTTCAACAAAACAAAAGAGTGAATCTCCAAATGACTTGACATATGTCTTGGATTTATTCGGAGATAAAAGGCCCCTGAATTCAATGGAAGCGGGAAATATTTATTTTAATTTAAAAAAGAGCATTGTAACTAAAACACTGATTAATGGGTTTCAACAGGTAATTCAAGATAAAGAAGTACTTAAATTTATGGAACAATGCTTAGGTACAATTACTAAAAATATAGGTGTATTTACAACCTTATTTGAAGAAGAAGATTTGCACTCACCCAACTTATTAGACGGTGAAACCACAAATTCTGTCGTCCCGCCTTTTTCAGATAAATTAATGACGTTTCATGTGGGCTTTTTGTTCCATTTAGCCGCTACATATTATACTACTGCTATGATAACAAGCATGAGGTTAGATGTACTTGGACATTGTGATGCGGCTATTTTAAGGGATTTAAAAATAATTACTCAGTTCGGAAAATTAATGATGAAAAAGGGTTGGTTGGAGAAATTACCGGTGGCAGATGACCGAAAAGAATTACCTTAATTTTCATTCACCTCTTCCTTAAATTTACCTTGTATATGATAAAACGTGCTTTTTTACCGGCTTAAAATAGTGTCTCCACCTCCGTAAGGGAGAGGTATTTTTTCGACAATTATGCATAAAAAAGCACACAAATCTGTGTGCTACTAATTAAGTAATAATTCATTTTTAAAGACAATGGATAGTTCTTCGGCGGAAATAGGGCGACTAAAGAAGTAGCCTTGTGCCTCATTGCATTGAGTTTGCTGGAGAAATTGAAGTTGTTCTCCCGTTTCAACACCTTCGGCTATCACCTTTAAGTCTAAACTATGTGCCATGTTAATAATAGTATGAACAAGTGCGGCATCTTTTGTATCGGAAAAAATATTTTTTGTAAATGACTGATCAATCTTTAAAGTATCAATTGGGAACAGCTTGAGATAGCTTAAGGAAGAGTAGCCGGTTCCAAAATCATCTATCGATAGATGAATTCCCATATCTTTTAATTTTTGCATAGTTGATATCGCATGCTTTGAATCTTGGATAATACTTTCAGTTAGCTCGAGTTCTAGATATTGTGGGTCTAGTCCAGTTTCTGTCAATGTTCTTTGCACTACCTCAACTAAATTACTATGCTGAAACTGACGAGAAGAAATATTCACTGCCACCCGTAAAGGAGCATACCCCTCTTGTTGCCATTCTTTATTTTGTCTGCACGCTTCATAGAGTACCCATTCGCCTATCGGGACGATTAGACCCGTTTCTTCAGCTATTGGTATAAAATCAGAGGGTGGGATATTTCCCAAATCAGGATGATTCCAACGAATAAGAGCCTCTACTCCAATGATTCTTCCAAAACTTACATCCACCTGTGGTTGATAATGAACGTTAAAATCGCCACGTTCCAAACCTTTACGTAATCCCATCTCTAATTTTATTTTCTGTGATACTGCCTCATTCATATCTGGTGTGTAAAATTGAAAATTGTTTTTCCCTTGTTCTTTTACACGATACATGGCTGTATCCGCATTTTTGATTAAGGTTTCCATATCGTTGCCGTCAGATGGATATAAACTAATACCAATCGATGGGGTTATAAACATTTCTTGTTCGTTAAGAACAAATGATTGAGTAAATAATTGAACGATTTTTTGGGCGCATTTTGTAATCTCATTATGAGTAGTATCTGGAAGTAGTATGATAAATTCGTCCCCACCTTGACGTGAAAGAGTATCTGTTTTGTCTAAACATGATTGAATTCGCTTGGATGCCTCTATCAATAAATCATCACCCGCAGCATGCCCTAGTGTGTCATTAATGTACTTAAATCGGTCTAAATCGATAAACATAATACCGATAATTTGTTTTTTATCATGCGCTTGTTCTAACGCTTGTGTAAGACGGTCATTTAATAAGTGACGATTGGGTAATCCAGTTAGAGGGTCAAGATAGACCATCCGATTAATTTTTTCCTCAGTATGTTTTCGTTCAGAGATATCGCGAATAATGCTGCTAAAATAGATTGTTTGTTTCTCTTTCCAGGTGGCAAGAGAAATCTCAAGCGGAAATTCACTTCCACTTTTTCTCAACCCATGTAATTCCATCGTTTTTCCAATTACATGTGGTTTTTCAGTGGAAATATAGCGCTCCATTCCCATCTGATGAGCCGCTCTATATCGTTCAGGAATAATGATTTGTAGATTCTTACCAAGAATTTCATCTTCATCATAGCCAAACATAAGACTGGCGGCTTTATTCCATGAAATAATAACACCGTTATAGTCGGCTAAGACAATCGCATCATTGGCCGATTGCACTACCGAACTAAATTTTTTACCTAACGTTTTGGACTGAGATTCAAATCGTTTATCAATAAGGACGCTTATCAACACTAATCCTAAGATGATTAACATTCCCACTCCTATAAAATACGCCAAGAGGTTATTATCGTATGACCCGGATAATTCCATATGATGATGGTCATGTTTAAATGTCGCCGCGGACATTCCTGTGTAATGCATCCCCGAGATGGCAATCCCCATAATAAAGGCACTCCCCATCTTTTTCCACCTAGCCTTAGGAGTGCCGGATTGTTCCCGAGCCTGAAATAATAAGTACAAAGCGACTAGTGAAACCACATAAGCTATGACGGCAGATAACCCCCATAAATAGGGATTATATTTAATGGTCGCCTGCATAACCATCGCTTCCATGCCTGTATAATGCATTGAAATTATGCCTGTCCCAATAAAAAAAGCACCGATAACAGCTCTTGATTTACGTATAATTGGTTGGCTAACGATCGCTAACGCTAACCATGAAGAAACGATTGCAGGAATGATCGATATAATCACCCAAGTCGTATTATAAGTGACCGGAATTGACAAATGGAAGGCAAGCATCCCAATAAAGTGCATGGACCATATTCCCATTCCCATTGCAAATGCGCCGCTAAATAACCATAAATTTCGTGCGAAACCTTTTGCCTGATGTATACGAACACCCAGATCCAATGCCGCGTATGAAGCAAGGATCGCGATTATAATAGAAAGAGAAACAAGCGGAAAATGGTAAGTATTTGAAATTGTTATCATATGTATAACTTCTAGTCTCCTTTGATCGTCAAAAATAAATATGATAAAACTATACTACGAATTAGTTAGTAATACCTTAACTTAAATTAGATTGTTTTTTTTATATCATAAAATAAAAATGTCCTCTTCCGCTATGTTTTTTTTATTTATTTTATGCTGTTGGGGATAATAAAAAATATATTGATTTTTCATTATGTAAATGATAACCTTTCTCATTGGAAGATAAATAAGTAACTACATAACATATAGGAGGTCATCATGAAAAAGTATCTATCTTTAATTGCCTTTTTACTCATTATCTCAAGTGTATTAATCGCTTGTGGTAATCAGAAAGATACATCAAATAACAAGAAGAAGTCAGCTACCGTAACAGTAACGGATGCTCGTGGAGAAAAAGTAGAAATCCCTGCTAATCCGAAACGTATTGCTGATATTTCAGGATCAAGTGAAGAATTAGTTCTTTTAGGACATAAACTTGTCGCAACAGCCAATTCTGATTCTTATGACTATACTAAACCTGCGCCATATATTAAAGACCAACTGAAAGATGCCAAAATTGTCGGCTACTATATGGTCGATAAAGTCGATGTAGAGGCGATTCTTCAAACACACCCCGACTTAATCATCGTCAGCAAACGTCATCTTAAAAGCGTCGATCAACTGAAAAAAATTGCACCTGTCATCGTTCTTGATGAAGGATTAACAAAATGGAAACAACGATTTAAACAAATCGGAACAATCTTTGGTCAAGAAAAAGAAGTAAATGATTGGCTTGCTAAATATGACGCGAAAGCAACTGAAATTGGAAATGACATTAAAAAGAAAACAGGTAAAGGTACCGTCTTAACTTTACTTGCTGATGAAAAAAATACGTACACATTCGGAAATGAAGGTTTAGGCCAAATCGTCAATGATGATATGAAGTTACCAAGACCTGAAGGTGCATCCAAAAATACTGGTACGTCCCAAATCAATTTAGAAAATATCTCAAAATTGAATCCTGATGTACTAATCGTCGTCAGTTCAAAAGGTGCACAAGC encodes:
- a CDS encoding SRPBCC family protein, which codes for MPKIEHDIFINAPIEVCFDLARNIEIHTKTTSKTREKAIAGVTKGLLEKGDIVTWEAIHFGMKQRLTAQVIEMQKPNRFVDIMLEGIFHSFVHTHHFIREKNGTIMKDQFQYKAPLGVIGLIADKLFLEKYMENFIISRANALKKIAENK
- a CDS encoding DUF3231 family protein, whose amino-acid sequence is MDLNSKKIRLTTSEVTGLWAQYMQNTMSICVSSYVLATVKDPEISSLFKYTLKLSKKHLKMVEEFFETENLDLPNGFTQNDVNLSAPPLFSDDFWLIYIHDMTLHGLAGYTLSFSVSARKDVRDHFYQCNIDTMDLYNKSIEILLSKDLYQRSPYFSTKQKSESPNDLTYVLDLFGDKRPLNSMEAGNIYFNLKKSIVTKTLINGFQQVIQDKEVLKFMEQCLGTITKNIGVFTTLFEEEDLHSPNLLDGETTNSVVPPFSDKLMTFHVGFLFHLAATYYTTAMITSMRLDVLGHCDAAILRDLKIITQFGKLMMKKGWLEKLPVADDRKELP
- a CDS encoding bifunctional diguanylate cyclase/phosphodiesterase translates to MITISNTYHFPLVSLSIIIAILASYAALDLGVRIHQAKGFARNLWLFSGAFAMGMGIWSMHFIGMLAFHLSIPVTYNTTWVIISIIPAIVSSWLALAIVSQPIIRKSRAVIGAFFIGTGIISMHYTGMEAMVMQATIKYNPYLWGLSAVIAYVVSLVALYLLFQAREQSGTPKARWKKMGSAFIMGIAISGMHYTGMSAATFKHDHHHMELSGSYDNNLLAYFIGVGMLIILGLVLISVLIDKRFESQSKTLGKKFSSVVQSANDAIVLADYNGVIISWNKAASLMFGYDEDEILGKNLQIIIPERYRAAHQMGMERYISTEKPHVIGKTMELHGLRKSGSEFPLEISLATWKEKQTIYFSSIIRDISERKHTEEKINRMVYLDPLTGLPNRHLLNDRLTQALEQAHDKKQIIGIMFIDLDRFKYINDTLGHAAGDDLLIEASKRIQSCLDKTDTLSRQGGDEFIILLPDTTHNEITKCAQKIVQLFTQSFVLNEQEMFITPSIGISLYPSDGNDMETLIKNADTAMYRVKEQGKNNFQFYTPDMNEAVSQKIKLEMGLRKGLERGDFNVHYQPQVDVSFGRIIGVEALIRWNHPDLGNIPPSDFIPIAEETGLIVPIGEWVLYEACRQNKEWQQEGYAPLRVAVNISSRQFQHSNLVEVVQRTLTETGLDPQYLELELTESIIQDSKHAISTMQKLKDMGIHLSIDDFGTGYSSLSYLKLFPIDTLKIDQSFTKNIFSDTKDAALVHTIINMAHSLDLKVIAEGVETGEQLQFLQQTQCNEAQGYFFSRPISAEELSIVFKNELLLN
- a CDS encoding ABC transporter substrate-binding protein yields the protein MKKYLSLIAFLLIISSVLIACGNQKDTSNNKKKSATVTVTDARGEKVEIPANPKRIADISGSSEELVLLGHKLVATANSDSYDYTKPAPYIKDQLKDAKIVGYYMVDKVDVEAILQTHPDLIIVSKRHLKSVDQLKKIAPVIVLDEGLTKWKQRFKQIGTIFGQEKEVNDWLAKYDAKATEIGNDIKKKTGKGTVLTLLADEKNTYTFGNEGLGQIVNDDMKLPRPEGASKNTGTSQINLENISKLNPDVLIVVSSKGAQAELEKSSIWNGLKAVKNGNVYYFPNQPYFGQSFLPIGKDKLLDDLKEKMAK